In the genome of Nonomuraea sp. NBC_00507, the window GGCGCCCAGGCCTTCCAGCAGAAACTGGTGGTTGAAGGCGATGTTCATCTCCTCGCCCTCGTAATCCACAGGCAGGGCCTCGACGGCCTGCGCCTCGTCGCCGCTGCCCGCCTCGAGCACGACCTCCCCGCTCTTGAACGCCAGCCGCACCGGCGTGTTGCGCTCGGCGACCAGGGCCACACGCTTGACCGCCTCCACGAACGGGCCTGTGGACAAGTCGGCGCGCGCGGAGAACTCGGTGGGCAGCAGCGACCGGTATTTGGGGAACTCAGGGTCGAGCAGCCGCGTGGTGGTCCGCCGGCCCGCGCTGGAGAAACCGATCATGCCTTCGCCGGTGCCGCCCGCGGAGCTGAGCGCGATCTCGACCTCCGCGCCGGTGCTGCCGAGGGCCTTGGCCGTGTCGGCGAGCGTCTTGCCGGGGATCATCGCGATGGCCGCGAAGTCGGGCTGGCCCGGCTGCCACTTCAGCTCGCGTACGGCCAGGCGGTAGCGGTCGGTCGCGGCGAGGGTCACGGTGTCGCCCTCGATCTCCATGCGCACGCCTGTGAGCATCGGCAGCGTGTCGTCCCGGCCGGCGGCGACGGCGACCTGGCCGACGGCGGAGGCGAACACGTCACTGCCGACCCGGCCCGCGGCCGGCGGCATGGCCGGGAGCGACGGGTAGTCCTCCACCGGCATGGTCAGCAAAGTGAATCGAGCGCTGCCGCAGGTGACGACCGCCTTGGCGCCGTCCACCACGAAGTCCACAGGCTGTGCGGGAAGGGCGCGGGTGATCTCGGCGAGCAGCTTGCCCGAGACCAGCACGACTCCAGGTTCCCCGGTGTGGAGTTCGAGCGTCACCTCAGCGGAGACCTCGTAGTCGAATCCGGACAGCTTCAATTGCTGCTCGTCGGTGACCTCCAGGCGCATGCCGGCGAGAACGGGCACCGACGGGCGCGCCGGGAGGCTGCGTGCCGTCCATGCCACCGCCTCAGCGAGGACGTCTCGCTCGATTCGGAACATCACGGTGATCAGCCTCCTGGTTCGTCGTTGATTCAAGGATCTCAAGGATCCACCCTCCCGCGCTCGCGCTCCGGGAGAAGCCCAACTATGGGTCTTTGAGTTCTTAGTTAGAGATAGAAGAGGTCATCACACTAGGGGCTGTGGGAACTGTGGACAACCAGCGTTGTGGCTGGTCAGCGGCACTTTATTCATCCACTGCGGTTGTGGGTGGAGCCTGGGGGAAACTTCGGCGCCTGGGGACGGCGAAATTTTGCCCACAGCTCTTCCCCAGATCATGGTCCGTTCATCCACGGGGGAAGCGGGGTTATCCACGAGGTTTCCACAGCTTATCCACGGGGTAATCGGGGGCCTTCTGGAGTCCCAGATCGGCTGTTCACAGGCCGTCCACAAGTTATCCACGAGTCGTCCCCAGATCTGGGGGAGATGTCCCCACCATTGTCCCCAGCCCCTGTGGGCGGATTTTTCACGCCATCGCCGGGCGTACGGCCGCGTCCTTTCGGCGTTTTCGCTGCTCCACAGTGTTTTCCACAGGCTGTGCATGACTATCAAGATCCACGCTGTGTCTGCTTGATCCGCATTGTCAGCTCGTTGACCTGGTTGTACATCGACCGGCGCTCGGCGATGAGCGACCGGATCTTGCGTTCCGCGTGCATCACAGTGGTGTGGTCGCGGCCGCCGAACTGCTGACCGATCTTCGGCAGCGACAACTCGGTCAGCTCGCGCGCCAGGTACATCGCGATCTGCCGGGCGGTCACGAGCGCGCGGCTGCGCGAGGTGCCGCACAGGTCGTCGATGCTGATGCCGAAGTAGTCGGCGGTCTCGGCCATGATCGCCGCGATGGTGATCTCGGTGTCGGACTCCGAGGTGATCAGATCCTTCAGCACCACCTCGGCGAGCTGCAGGTCTACGCCCTGCCTGTTGAGGCTGGCGAACGCGGTCACCCTGATCAGCGCGCCCTCGAGCTCGCGGATGTTGGTGGAGATCCGGCTGGCGATGTACTCCAGCACCTCGGGCGGCGCGGCCAGGCCCTCCTGGATCGCCTTCTTCCTGAGGATGGCGATCCGGGTCTCCAGCTCGGGCGGCTGGACGTCGGTGATCAGGCCCCACTCGAACCGGTTACGCAGCCGGTCCTCCAGCGTGATCAGCTGCTTGGGGGCGCGGTCGCTGGAGATGACGATCTGCTTGTTGGCGTTGTGCAGCGTGTTGAAGGTGTGGAAGAACTCCTCCTGCGTCTGCTCCTTGCCCTCCAGGAACTGGATGTCGTCCACGAGCAGGATGTCGATCGCCCGGTAGCGGCCGCGGAACCCGTCGGCCTTGTGGTCGCGGATGCTGTTGATGAAGTCGTTGGTGAACTCCTCGGAGCTCACGTATCTGACCCGTGCGCCGTCGTACAGGCTTTGGGCGTAATGCCCGATCGCGTGGAGCAGGTGCGTCTTCCCCAGGCCCGAGTCGCCATAAATGAAGAGCGGGTTGTACGCCTTCGCCGGCGATTCGGCGACGGCCACCGCCGCCGCGTGGGCGAACCTATTGCTGGCTCCGATGACGAATGTCTCGAATGTGTACTTTTGGTTGAGCCGGGCGGGTTCGCTGGGCTTATTGCTCTTGGCCTCCCACCGGTTCGGCGCCGGTTCCGGGGCTTTCTCCACAGGCGGTTGTGCCTGTTCAAAAGCGAACCCAGGCTGTGGATAGTCGGTGGATATCTGCGTCGGCTCCGGCTGTGGAGAATAGAACTGCGGGGGCTCAGAAGCCGGGTTGTGCTGGGGTTGCGCGGCCTGTGAATAACGCAGCTGACTCTCCACACCTTGGGGATAACTGTGAGTCACAGGCTGTTGATGGGGGTCGCCCGAAGGCTGCTCCGGCGCGGTCGTGTCGATCATCACGGCCAGCCGCATGGTCCGGCCCAGCTCTTGGGACAGCGCGTGCGCCACGAGCGGGCGCAGCTTGCCCTCGATGAGGTCCTTGAGGAAGTCGTTGGGGACGCCGAGCACGATCGTGTCGTTGGCCAGAGCGATCGGCCGGACCATGGACAGCCAGGTACGCTGCTGGATCGGCACGTTTTCGTTGAGGAAGTTGCCCAGGGCCCTCGCCCATACCGTGCCGAGGTCGACACCGTTCACAGTGTGATTCCCCTCCTTCCTCTCGCGGCCCCCCGCGATCGTTTATCCACATGGCGCGGGCCGCCCGGTCACTGAGCGGCCCTTCGTCCACAGCGTGGCGGCCGGGCTTCGTACCCAGCCCCTCCACAGGATCTCCACAGGATCTCCACAGCTGTGCACAGGGTTTCTGCGGGTCCGGAAGGGCCGACAGTAGCCCTGTGCACAGCTGTGTTCAAGACGTTGTCCACAGCGTAGTGGCACCCAGGTGCACATACTGTGGACGCCGCCGGGCGGTGGAAAACGGGGCTGTGGATCCGTGGATAACCGTTCCGGTTTGACCTGGGGCGGCCTTCGCCCGTAACGTACGACGGTCGGCTTGTCACGCGACGGCTATTTCGCGTGCCCTCGCATTCCTGACAGGCCATCCATGTGTGTTAAGCGTCCCTGGGGCGCACCATCAAGCCTGGAGCCCACCCGTGAGCAAGCGTACTTTCCAGCCGAACAACCGTCGCCGCGCGAAGACCCACGGCTTCCGGCTGCGGATGCGCACCCGGGCCGGTCGCGCCATCCTCGCCGCTCGCCGCCGCAAGGGCCGCGAGAAGCTGTCGGCCTGACCGTTCCGCGTCCGCCTGACGAGAGATCCGTCACATCGACTGCCGCCCGGGCCTTGATCGGGCACGACAGTAGGGGGGCAGTCCCACGAGCAGGTTTCTCGTCCGACCAGCTGGCCCGCCGGTGAATCTCGCCGGCGGGCGATAGGCGTATACGGTGCTGTCCCGGCAATCCCGCATGCGGCGCGGGGAGGATTTCGAGGCGGCGGTCCGGCGCGGCAAGCGCGCGGGTCGCCCGACTCTGGTGGTGCATCTCGGCACGTCCGGGGAAGAGTCACCTCTGGTGGGTTTCGTGGTGAGCAAGGCCGTCGGCGGCGCCGTTACCCGAAACAAGGTCAAGCGACGGCTCCGACACCTGATGCGGGACCGTCTGCACCGGCTGCCGCGAGGTAGCCTGCTTGTGGTACGCGCCAATCCACCGGCCGCGTCCGCGCGATTCGAGCAA includes:
- the dnaN gene encoding DNA polymerase III subunit beta produces the protein MMFRIERDVLAEAVAWTARSLPARPSVPVLAGMRLEVTDEQQLKLSGFDYEVSAEVTLELHTGEPGVVLVSGKLLAEITRALPAQPVDFVVDGAKAVVTCGSARFTLLTMPVEDYPSLPAMPPAAGRVGSDVFASAVGQVAVAAGRDDTLPMLTGVRMEIEGDTVTLAATDRYRLAVRELKWQPGQPDFAAIAMIPGKTLADTAKALGSTGAEVEIALSSAGGTGEGMIGFSSAGRRTTTRLLDPEFPKYRSLLPTEFSARADLSTGPFVEAVKRVALVAERNTPVRLAFKSGEVVLEAGSGDEAQAVEALPVDYEGEEMNIAFNHQFLLEGLGAIDSDVARLQMTTSTKPAILTGGKPVEDGAATDYRYLIMPIRLSG
- the dnaA gene encoding chromosomal replication initiator protein DnaA — its product is MGNFLNENVPIQQRTWLSMVRPIALANDTIVLGVPNDFLKDLIEGKLRPLVAHALSQELGRTMRLAVMIDTTAPEQPSGDPHQQPVTHSYPQGVESQLRYSQAAQPQHNPASEPPQFYSPQPEPTQISTDYPQPGFAFEQAQPPVEKAPEPAPNRWEAKSNKPSEPARLNQKYTFETFVIGASNRFAHAAAVAVAESPAKAYNPLFIYGDSGLGKTHLLHAIGHYAQSLYDGARVRYVSSEEFTNDFINSIRDHKADGFRGRYRAIDILLVDDIQFLEGKEQTQEEFFHTFNTLHNANKQIVISSDRAPKQLITLEDRLRNRFEWGLITDVQPPELETRIAILRKKAIQEGLAAPPEVLEYIASRISTNIRELEGALIRVTAFASLNRQGVDLQLAEVVLKDLITSESDTEITIAAIMAETADYFGISIDDLCGTSRSRALVTARQIAMYLARELTELSLPKIGQQFGGRDHTTVMHAERKIRSLIAERRSMYNQVNELTMRIKQTQRGS
- the rpmH gene encoding 50S ribosomal protein L34, translating into MSKRTFQPNNRRRAKTHGFRLRMRTRAGRAILAARRRKGREKLSA
- the rnpA gene encoding ribonuclease P protein component gives rise to the protein MRRGEDFEAAVRRGKRAGRPTLVVHLGTSGEESPLVGFVVSKAVGGAVTRNKVKRRLRHLMRDRLHRLPRGSLLVVRANPPAASARFEQLAAELDSALDRLLRRRESSTGGQR